The following proteins are encoded in a genomic region of Gimesia algae:
- a CDS encoding nucleoside/nucleotide kinase family protein — MAVIIAIEGIDGSGKGTQAGRLHARCQAEGIKSSLIGFPRYDQTLFGKSIGDFLNGRFGELDEVNPFLASLLYAGDRFESRSHILNTIETSDVVIFDRYIPSNVAHQGAKLSGAERNEFIEWIEQIEFAIYKMPRLDLAILLDLPADYAQKLVAEKQARSYTEKVTDLQEADQSYLANVREVYLQLAEENQHWQKIECLQNETLRSIEEIGDEIWSHVGKLI; from the coding sequence GTGGCAGTCATCATTGCGATTGAAGGGATTGATGGTTCTGGAAAAGGGACCCAGGCAGGCAGGTTACATGCCCGCTGTCAGGCGGAAGGAATCAAATCCAGCCTGATCGGTTTTCCCCGTTACGACCAGACACTGTTTGGGAAATCGATTGGGGACTTCCTGAATGGTCGATTTGGCGAGCTGGATGAAGTCAATCCTTTTCTTGCTTCATTGTTGTATGCCGGTGATCGTTTTGAATCCCGATCTCACATCCTGAACACCATCGAAACCAGCGATGTTGTGATATTTGACCGCTACATCCCTTCGAATGTAGCTCACCAGGGAGCCAAATTATCCGGAGCAGAGCGGAATGAGTTCATCGAATGGATTGAACAGATTGAGTTCGCGATTTATAAAATGCCCCGTCTGGACCTCGCGATCCTTCTGGATCTCCCTGCAGACTACGCGCAAAAACTGGTCGCCGAAAAACAGGCACGCTCTTATACAGAGAAAGTCACTGACCTGCAGGAAGCAGATCAGTCTTATCTGGCGAATGTTCGAGAAGTCTATCTGCAACTGGCTGAAGAGAATCAGCACTGGCAGAAAATTGAATGCCTGCAGAATGAGACGCTCCGATCAATCGAGGAGATTGGTGACGAAATCTGGTCGCATGTTGGTAAGTTAATCTGA
- a CDS encoding sugar phosphate isomerase/epimerase family protein, which produces MPKLAAFPKAFMDELCLTGEMTLHQWIDLAATLDIDGLEFYAGFLEMKDKNFWPTAKKMASDQGLEIPMMCCSPDFTHPDEAFRNEQIEREKFWMEMTAALGGKYCRVLSGQRRPEVSREDGIQYAVSSIEACLPLAEELGLTLIIENHYKDNYWDYPEFAQMADVFCDLVSRIDSPNFGVNFDPSNTILAGEDPLELLERIKHRVVSMHASDRYLTAGTIEDLRKEENSLGYANRLSHGVIGKGLNDYDTIFSQLKQVGFDSWISIEDGVNGMKDLEESVSFLRAKISQYWA; this is translated from the coding sequence ATGCCAAAACTCGCCGCATTTCCTAAAGCATTTATGGATGAACTATGCCTGACCGGCGAGATGACTCTACATCAGTGGATCGATCTGGCTGCCACCCTGGATATTGACGGCCTGGAGTTTTATGCCGGCTTTCTGGAAATGAAAGATAAGAATTTCTGGCCGACAGCCAAAAAGATGGCCAGCGATCAGGGGCTGGAAATCCCGATGATGTGTTGTTCCCCCGACTTCACACACCCTGATGAGGCGTTTCGGAATGAACAGATCGAACGCGAAAAGTTCTGGATGGAAATGACGGCTGCCCTCGGAGGAAAATATTGTCGAGTCCTCTCAGGTCAACGCAGGCCTGAAGTTTCCCGAGAAGATGGAATTCAATATGCCGTCTCGTCGATCGAAGCCTGTCTTCCACTGGCGGAAGAACTGGGACTGACACTGATTATCGAAAACCACTACAAGGACAACTATTGGGATTATCCGGAATTCGCACAGATGGCAGATGTGTTCTGCGACCTTGTGTCCCGCATTGATTCACCGAACTTCGGAGTTAATTTTGATCCGAGTAATACAATCCTGGCTGGCGAAGATCCTCTGGAACTTCTGGAACGAATTAAGCACCGCGTGGTCAGCATGCATGCCAGTGACCGTTATCTGACTGCGGGCACGATTGAAGACCTGCGTAAGGAAGAAAACAGCCTGGGTTATGCCAATCGACTCAGTCATGGAGTGATTGGAAAAGGTCTCAATGATTATGACACCATCTTCTCACAACTGAAACAGGTCGGCTTCGACAGCTGGATCAGCATTGAAGATGGAGTGAATGGAATGAAAGATTTAGAGGAAAGTGTTTCTTTCCTCAGGGCAAAAATATCACAGTACTGGGCGTAA
- a CDS encoding zinc-binding dehydrogenase: MSQAVLTQTAVVNYAPEANSVELQEIPVPQIGPDEVLLEVAAVGVCGSDLHQWTADHSWPVNYPVVLGHEFAGKIFKTGDLVKNWTEGDRVVSETAAIIDPDNPMSREGRYNLDPTRKGFGYGVNGAMTSFVRVPARCLHRVPDSLPLEKAALTEPCCVAFNAVVMNGEIQPGDRIVVFGPGPIGLLCAAMARLQGAEVAVVGLERDKGRLEIAERYYGCQPVIEGVDDWAYEVDGLGVNGVVDAAGVSMTLKKSLEIVRPGGWISKVGWGPQPLGFSLDPLVQKSIRLQGSFSHNWPIWERVIRLLTTGQLNIEPIIGGTWSLGEWNTAFETMHSGEIVKAILTP; encoded by the coding sequence ATGAGCCAGGCTGTATTAACTCAAACTGCTGTCGTCAACTATGCCCCTGAAGCAAACTCCGTGGAACTGCAGGAAATTCCGGTACCGCAAATCGGCCCGGACGAAGTGCTGCTGGAAGTGGCAGCGGTCGGCGTCTGCGGCAGTGATCTGCATCAATGGACGGCAGATCATAGCTGGCCTGTGAATTATCCCGTAGTTCTCGGACATGAATTTGCCGGCAAGATCTTCAAAACTGGAGACCTCGTTAAGAACTGGACCGAGGGAGACCGCGTTGTCAGCGAAACGGCAGCCATCATCGATCCAGACAACCCGATGTCACGTGAAGGCCGCTACAATCTGGATCCAACCCGTAAGGGATTCGGTTATGGTGTGAATGGCGCCATGACAAGTTTTGTGCGTGTTCCCGCGCGTTGCCTGCATCGTGTTCCGGACAGTTTACCACTGGAAAAAGCTGCTCTCACCGAACCCTGCTGCGTTGCATTTAATGCCGTCGTCATGAATGGAGAAATCCAACCCGGCGATCGCATCGTGGTCTTCGGACCGGGACCGATTGGCTTACTCTGTGCAGCTATGGCGCGACTGCAGGGAGCAGAAGTTGCCGTGGTGGGACTGGAGCGAGATAAGGGACGCCTGGAAATTGCTGAGCGATATTATGGATGCCAGCCGGTCATCGAGGGAGTTGACGACTGGGCTTACGAAGTGGACGGACTGGGAGTAAATGGCGTCGTCGATGCCGCCGGTGTCTCTATGACATTGAAAAAGTCGCTGGAAATTGTCCGTCCAGGTGGCTGGATCAGCAAGGTCGGCTGGGGGCCACAACCATTGGGATTCTCTCTCGACCCTCTCGTACAGAAGAGTATTCGACTGCAAGGCAGCTTCAGCCATAACTGGCCGATCTGGGAGCGAGTGATTCGCCTTTTGACGACAGGACAGTTGAACATCGAACCCATAATCGGTGGAACCTGGTCCCTGGGTGAATGGAATACCGCATTTGAAACTATGCACTCAGGTGAGATCGTGAAAGCGATATTAACGCCATAA
- a CDS encoding HlyD family secretion protein — MPSELLDDYQVQDHLHEHQSTFGVRAIVILIIALAGGIFCAQWVRGVRVESYVGSLQAPKKIITAKNDAIIQEIHVQEGQTVSSGETILTLYDRSLEKSWKSKQQELVMLESELEQSKAKSEVELALRNKEIESEVFNAKLKSSQYLKEKYIHQITNLAWQDFLQDYDSISSNGSNEDVFRSLVYESRLPDENRITAMLRQESARNSAEVFAARVKLCEDQMDELKSIQRKLPAQIRVAMGVEVIKNRLDRVKEELKQLESQRDALQLKAGKYGTVGIFANEKGDPVKKGAPIVELFDKEHPFLVVEVPSRKISLFDEGKEVKIMFSGNLKGKGTIQRISEQAIQQPGSTESIILVYIEPAGPLWPEFPMGTTVDVTLVK, encoded by the coding sequence ATGCCTTCTGAATTATTAGATGACTATCAGGTACAAGACCATCTGCACGAGCACCAGTCAACGTTTGGAGTTCGGGCAATTGTCATTTTAATCATAGCACTGGCGGGTGGAATATTTTGTGCCCAGTGGGTACGTGGCGTTCGAGTGGAGAGCTATGTGGGCTCTTTGCAGGCTCCTAAGAAAATTATCACAGCGAAAAACGATGCCATCATTCAGGAAATTCATGTCCAGGAAGGTCAAACGGTTTCCAGCGGAGAAACAATATTAACGCTGTATGATCGAAGCCTTGAGAAGAGCTGGAAGTCGAAACAGCAGGAACTGGTGATGCTGGAATCTGAGCTGGAGCAGTCTAAAGCGAAGAGTGAAGTCGAACTGGCTTTACGCAATAAAGAAATTGAATCGGAAGTCTTTAATGCCAAATTGAAGTCGTCTCAATATCTAAAAGAAAAATATATCCATCAGATAACCAATCTGGCCTGGCAGGACTTCCTGCAGGACTATGACTCCATTTCGAGTAACGGATCCAATGAGGATGTCTTTCGTTCGCTGGTCTATGAAAGCCGATTGCCGGACGAAAATAGAATCACAGCCATGCTGCGGCAGGAATCTGCCCGAAATTCAGCTGAAGTATTTGCGGCACGCGTCAAGCTTTGTGAAGATCAGATGGACGAATTGAAGTCAATCCAGCGGAAACTACCAGCTCAAATTCGTGTTGCCATGGGAGTGGAAGTCATTAAAAATCGTCTGGATCGAGTGAAGGAGGAATTGAAACAACTGGAATCACAGCGAGATGCTTTGCAACTGAAAGCCGGTAAATATGGAACCGTCGGTATCTTTGCTAATGAAAAAGGGGATCCTGTCAAGAAAGGTGCTCCGATTGTGGAACTCTTTGACAAAGAGCATCCTTTTCTTGTCGTGGAAGTGCCCTCCCGGAAAATCAGCCTGTTTGACGAAGGGAAAGAAGTCAAAATCATGTTTTCCGGAAATTTGAAAGGCAAAGGTACCATTCAGAGAATTTCAGAGCAGGCAATTCAACAGCCTGGTTCGACAGAAAGTATTATTCTGGTATATATTGAGCCTGCCGGACCTCTCTGGCCTGAATTCCCTATGGGAACCACCGTCGATGTCACGTTAGTGAAATAA
- the mtaB gene encoding tRNA (N(6)-L-threonylcarbamoyladenosine(37)-C(2))-methylthiotransferase MtaB, giving the protein MTLTQLHTPGKDKTCQLVTLGCKVNQYETQLVKEALEKNGYREAGEAETADLCVVNTCTVTATGDSKGRKLIRNLAKKNPGTKILVMGCYATRDPKTVSELPGVFEVVTDKRELPDILERHGIVDMPTGISEFEGRKRAYVKVQDGCILRCTYCIIPSVRPGLQSRSPEDIEAEVRRLVDNGFKEIVLTGIHVGHYGVDTTRGKSGKPPFRLWHLFRKLDQIPGDWRMRLSSVETAEINDDFISAAADCEHLCPQFHPSLQSGSDTVLRRMKRRYHVSRFLEKLQCMRERLDHPSFTTDVIVGFPGETDEEFAETMRACEEAAFMKIHIFPFSARKSTPAATYEDQVSPQIRQERCAKLADLEQSLAQKFYHTLIDRDLEVMIERECDERPGWVRGTDRWYAPVICQGTKADLGKFVYARGIRDHLEFLEADRTSP; this is encoded by the coding sequence ATGACACTCACTCAACTTCATACTCCCGGAAAAGATAAAACCTGCCAACTGGTGACACTGGGCTGCAAGGTGAATCAGTACGAAACGCAACTGGTCAAAGAAGCACTCGAGAAGAACGGCTATCGCGAGGCTGGCGAAGCGGAAACAGCTGACCTGTGTGTCGTCAATACCTGCACAGTCACTGCCACCGGTGATTCCAAGGGTCGTAAGCTGATTCGGAATCTGGCGAAGAAGAATCCCGGGACGAAAATTCTGGTGATGGGCTGTTACGCCACTCGTGATCCGAAAACAGTTTCTGAGCTACCAGGAGTATTCGAAGTCGTAACCGATAAACGAGAACTGCCTGACATTCTGGAACGGCATGGCATCGTCGATATGCCTACCGGTATTTCTGAATTTGAAGGACGCAAAAGAGCGTACGTGAAGGTACAGGATGGTTGTATCCTGCGTTGTACTTACTGCATTATCCCTTCCGTCCGACCAGGCCTGCAGAGTCGATCCCCGGAGGATATTGAAGCTGAAGTGCGGCGACTGGTCGATAACGGTTTCAAGGAAATCGTGCTGACAGGAATCCACGTCGGTCATTATGGAGTCGACACAACACGAGGAAAATCGGGGAAGCCTCCGTTTCGGCTGTGGCATCTGTTTCGTAAACTGGATCAGATTCCAGGCGACTGGAGGATGCGACTCTCCAGTGTGGAAACGGCAGAAATTAACGACGATTTTATCTCAGCCGCAGCAGATTGCGAACATCTATGTCCACAGTTCCATCCTTCACTCCAGAGTGGTTCTGATACAGTCCTGAGACGGATGAAACGTCGCTACCATGTCAGCCGCTTTCTGGAAAAACTGCAATGCATGCGTGAACGACTGGATCACCCATCCTTTACAACAGATGTGATTGTCGGATTCCCCGGCGAAACAGACGAAGAATTTGCAGAAACCATGCGAGCCTGTGAAGAAGCAGCCTTTATGAAAATTCATATTTTCCCCTTCAGTGCCCGAAAGAGTACTCCGGCTGCAACATATGAAGATCAGGTTTCACCTCAGATTCGTCAGGAACGTTGTGCGAAACTGGCAGACCTGGAACAATCGCTGGCACAAAAGTTCTATCACACTTTAATTGATCGCGATCTTGAAGTAATGATTGAACGCGAATGTGACGAGCGGCCCGGCTGGGTACGTGGTACCGATCGCTGGTATGCCCCCGTAATATGTCAGGGAACGAAAGCAGACCTGGGAAAATTCGTATATGCGCGAGGCATCAGGGACCACCTCGAATTTCTCGAAGCAGATCGTACTTCCCCCTGA
- a CDS encoding orotidine 5'-phosphate decarboxylase / HUMPS family protein yields MKPIVQISLDLTNIEEALETAAMAMRAGVDWLEAGTPLILAEGLNCVRELRKNFPETPIVADLKTMDGGYLEAEMMAKAGATHVVVMSRAHEETIHCVVQAGKDHGVKVMGDNLADDMVPAARRLEDLGCDYVIHHVGYDERRGIAARGERMPSPLDQLKEVVAAVSIPVQAVGGLSLEQAIQTPEYGAPLVVLGAPLTIDADSFKTAGGNLEDSLRLICEKVHAYGDVAIGGQK; encoded by the coding sequence ATGAAGCCGATCGTACAAATTTCATTAGATCTGACTAACATTGAAGAGGCTCTGGAGACAGCGGCAATGGCGATGAGAGCCGGTGTTGACTGGCTGGAAGCAGGCACACCACTGATCCTGGCTGAAGGCTTAAATTGTGTAAGAGAACTGCGCAAAAACTTTCCAGAAACGCCAATCGTCGCGGACCTCAAAACCATGGATGGTGGTTATCTGGAAGCGGAAATGATGGCCAAAGCGGGTGCAACCCACGTTGTAGTTATGTCACGAGCACACGAAGAAACCATTCACTGTGTCGTCCAGGCTGGAAAAGACCATGGTGTAAAAGTCATGGGCGATAATCTGGCAGATGACATGGTTCCCGCTGCAAGAAGGTTAGAAGACCTGGGCTGTGATTACGTGATCCATCACGTCGGCTATGATGAACGTCGCGGGATTGCCGCTCGCGGCGAACGAATGCCAAGTCCTCTGGATCAACTGAAAGAAGTCGTGGCAGCCGTCAGCATACCTGTGCAGGCGGTCGGAGGACTCTCCCTGGAACAGGCAATCCAGACGCCCGAGTATGGCGCCCCACTCGTCGTACTGGGAGCCCCACTGACCATTGACGCGGATTCTTTCAAAACCGCGGGTGGGAACCTGGAAGACTCGTTAAGGCTGATTTGTGAAAAAGTTCACGCATACGGTGATGTCGCCATCGGAGGTCAAAAATGA
- a CDS encoding M24 family metallopeptidase: protein MFELSKVQAALEQFSLDGWLLYDFRGNNILARRILDIPNEAMGSRRFFYFIPRSGEPVKLVHRIESEALDHLPGKKIIYLKWQELEAGIQSILHKARRVAMEYSPRNANPYISRVDAGTVELVRESVESIVPSGDLVQLFEAVWDQEQWELHQQAGVHTDKAFEVAWQFLATQIREQGSVEEQAVCDVIMQHFQETGLTTYHPPIVAREAHSGDPHYETGTGKETLIRKNEFVLIDLWAKLDVPRGVYSDMTRVGFTGKEVPEKYSRIFQIVAAARDAGITLVEYSFQSDKPLQGWEVDQACRDVIEAAGYGEYFVHRTGHSIGQETHGNGANMDNLETHEERLVLPQTCFSIEPGIYLPEFGVRSEINVFIDVQHQVHVTAGERQREILPILAEF from the coding sequence ATGTTCGAACTTTCTAAGGTACAAGCCGCGTTGGAACAATTTTCTCTGGATGGCTGGCTGCTATATGATTTTCGCGGAAATAATATTCTGGCCCGCAGAATTCTTGATATCCCCAATGAAGCAATGGGTTCACGCCGCTTTTTTTACTTTATTCCCCGTTCTGGCGAGCCAGTCAAACTGGTTCATCGTATCGAATCAGAAGCTCTCGATCATTTACCGGGTAAGAAAATCATCTATCTGAAATGGCAGGAGCTGGAAGCGGGCATCCAATCAATCCTGCATAAGGCCAGACGGGTCGCTATGGAATACTCACCACGCAATGCGAATCCGTATATTTCCCGTGTCGACGCAGGCACGGTTGAACTTGTAAGAGAATCGGTTGAGTCCATTGTTCCCTCAGGCGATCTGGTACAACTGTTCGAAGCAGTCTGGGATCAGGAACAGTGGGAGTTGCATCAACAGGCGGGAGTCCACACCGACAAAGCTTTTGAAGTTGCCTGGCAATTTTTAGCGACCCAAATCCGAGAGCAGGGGAGTGTAGAAGAACAGGCGGTGTGTGATGTGATCATGCAGCATTTTCAAGAGACCGGATTGACTACCTATCACCCTCCCATCGTCGCGCGCGAAGCACACAGTGGCGACCCGCATTACGAAACCGGGACAGGTAAGGAAACATTAATTCGGAAAAATGAATTTGTTCTGATCGATCTATGGGCCAAACTGGATGTGCCACGTGGCGTTTACAGTGATATGACCCGTGTCGGATTCACCGGCAAAGAAGTTCCGGAAAAGTACTCGCGAATATTTCAGATTGTAGCAGCAGCACGCGATGCGGGAATCACACTGGTGGAATACTCGTTTCAATCAGACAAACCGCTGCAAGGCTGGGAGGTTGATCAGGCATGCCGTGATGTGATTGAAGCTGCCGGCTATGGCGAATATTTTGTGCATCGAACCGGTCACAGCATCGGGCAGGAAACGCACGGCAATGGGGCGAACATGGACAACCTGGAAACTCATGAAGAACGACTGGTATTACCCCAAACTTGTTTCTCGATTGAACCGGGAATCTATCTCCCGGAATTTGGCGTGCGCAGCGAAATCAATGTTTTCATCGACGTACAGCATCAGGTGCATGTAACAGCAGGGGAACGCCAGAGAGAGATCCTGCCGATTCTGGCAGAGTTTTAG
- a CDS encoding HEAT repeat domain-containing protein, which yields MAPETDLLSEIRKRTLDTEQPGVAVIVRGFNGNETEAVSLLQKNMQSAYLNSTEQNDQTSPVPTENGKVDFFSRDQQLILILHQVPKDLFAFAQKINCGKMKEIDVQNRIITIEVQPEALNALALQQKSNSLTPDPSVKVSANSSSLKNIPNSTTPKPEMKPKDTAGPKRNDRDLKPQPDEDTIDWALRVISGTSSFAHDTACKKLVTMKPDTENLARVSTVLAETLPAAKEGFRMKEHINAMSVWYTDEATFAFANLLEEENSALVREDIIQLMPTIHSETMAEILVGRLPNRADMKDARTALKIMGSIAEKPVLRLLDDPDSSMRIQACNILQAIGTRESINALKKRAEVEESKVVKQQLTETQAEIEKKLTAADK from the coding sequence TTGGCACCTGAGACAGACCTGCTAAGCGAAATCCGCAAAAGGACTCTGGACACAGAGCAGCCTGGTGTGGCCGTCATTGTGCGTGGATTTAACGGCAACGAAACAGAAGCCGTTTCGCTGCTACAGAAAAATATGCAGTCTGCTTATCTGAATTCAACTGAGCAGAATGATCAGACGTCACCCGTTCCAACAGAAAACGGAAAGGTTGATTTTTTCAGCAGGGATCAGCAACTGATCCTGATATTACATCAGGTCCCGAAAGATCTGTTTGCATTTGCCCAGAAAATCAATTGCGGAAAAATGAAAGAGATTGATGTCCAAAACCGGATCATCACGATCGAAGTCCAGCCTGAGGCTTTGAATGCACTCGCACTCCAACAGAAATCGAATTCTCTGACGCCTGATCCTTCAGTAAAAGTTTCTGCAAATTCCAGTTCTCTAAAGAACATACCTAATTCCACTACTCCTAAGCCGGAGATGAAACCGAAAGACACTGCTGGCCCGAAAAGAAATGATCGGGATTTAAAACCGCAACCAGATGAAGATACGATCGACTGGGCACTGCGTGTGATATCTGGAACCAGTTCTTTTGCCCATGACACGGCTTGCAAAAAACTGGTCACAATGAAACCGGACACGGAAAATCTTGCCAGAGTATCTACCGTGTTAGCAGAGACACTTCCGGCGGCCAAAGAAGGTTTTCGAATGAAAGAGCATATCAACGCCATGTCGGTCTGGTATACGGACGAAGCGACGTTTGCCTTTGCAAATTTACTGGAAGAAGAGAACTCTGCCCTGGTTCGCGAAGATATCATCCAACTGATGCCAACCATTCACTCAGAAACGATGGCTGAAATCCTGGTCGGCCGTCTGCCCAACCGCGCAGACATGAAAGATGCACGCACCGCTCTCAAAATCATGGGATCCATCGCAGAAAAACCAGTACTACGATTACTGGATGATCCTGACAGCTCTATGCGAATCCAGGCCTGCAATATCTTGCAGGCAATCGGAACCCGGGAATCTATTAATGCGTTGAAAAAACGTGCCGAGGTAGAAGAGTCGAAAGTCGTCAAACAACAGCTGACAGAAACACAGGCAGAGATCGAAAAGAAACTGACCGCAGCAGATAAATAG
- the ggt gene encoding gamma-glutamyltransferase, producing MLRIIPVIAVFVTTLPRSAAVRAEELDSQVYPNAVVAADHPLASAAGIAILKAGGNVVDAAVATSFALSVLRPASCGLGGGGFMVIWDAEQQKSTVIDYRERAPAAATPDMYSRLPGSEKQRQLASRQGPLAVAVPCNVAGLCYAVKEYGKLDLKTVMQPAILMARRGVPINDHMRSVQNSMLARMKKGVLDQKEFQPLIDEYLNHGKPWKEKARFFSPQLKALELIAENGRAGFYEGPVADAIVATCGKQGGGILTHQDLKDTEPIIRKPLATTFDGYQILTMPPPSSGGIAIIESFNMIDALEKQVLKHPFAELKYHSPQEIHFLTEVMKHAFADRAEYLGDADFVPVPLERLTDPKYASRLAARIDAKQTKKLTDYGRYLSPKDSGTSHFSVMDAAGNAVACTETINLTFGSYIVIPKYGIVMNNEMDDFAAIPGKPNAFGLLQSKANEIEPGKKPLSSMSPTIAVKEGKAVFSAGASGGPRIISSTLQVLLNMIVFGMQPEQAVESPRIHHQWVPEDLLLEEELYEQAGGQLKQFGHTIKKSSSLAATQAVSRRPDGLRGHSDTRKHGVAAGY from the coding sequence ATGTTAAGAATAATTCCGGTGATTGCCGTGTTTGTGACGACACTACCACGGTCTGCTGCAGTACGTGCAGAGGAGTTAGACTCTCAAGTGTACCCCAACGCAGTGGTCGCCGCAGATCATCCGCTGGCCAGCGCTGCAGGAATCGCCATCCTGAAGGCTGGTGGCAATGTGGTTGATGCGGCTGTGGCGACGTCATTTGCGCTCTCTGTTCTCAGGCCCGCGAGTTGTGGGCTGGGAGGCGGTGGTTTCATGGTGATCTGGGATGCTGAGCAGCAGAAATCAACGGTCATTGATTATCGTGAACGCGCACCGGCTGCTGCTACACCTGATATGTATTCGCGGCTGCCCGGTTCTGAGAAGCAACGTCAATTGGCCAGTCGACAAGGGCCTCTGGCAGTGGCAGTTCCCTGTAATGTTGCCGGTTTATGCTACGCTGTCAAAGAGTATGGTAAGCTGGATTTGAAGACGGTGATGCAGCCTGCGATTCTGATGGCTCGTCGAGGCGTTCCTATTAATGACCACATGCGATCCGTACAGAATTCGATGTTAGCTCGAATGAAAAAAGGAGTTTTGGATCAAAAAGAGTTTCAGCCACTGATTGATGAATATCTGAATCATGGCAAACCGTGGAAAGAGAAAGCTCGTTTTTTCAGTCCACAGTTGAAGGCGCTGGAACTGATTGCCGAAAACGGTCGTGCCGGTTTTTATGAAGGCCCTGTGGCTGATGCAATTGTTGCGACCTGCGGGAAGCAGGGTGGTGGAATTCTGACCCATCAGGATTTAAAGGATACCGAGCCGATCATCCGGAAACCTCTCGCAACTACTTTCGATGGATATCAGATTCTGACAATGCCCCCCCCTTCCAGTGGGGGTATTGCGATTATTGAGTCCTTCAATATGATCGATGCTCTGGAAAAGCAGGTTCTGAAACACCCTTTTGCCGAATTAAAATATCATTCACCTCAGGAAATTCACTTCCTGACGGAGGTCATGAAGCATGCGTTTGCAGACCGGGCCGAGTACCTGGGGGACGCTGACTTTGTTCCAGTTCCCCTGGAGAGGTTAACAGACCCGAAATACGCATCCCGCCTGGCGGCCCGCATTGATGCAAAGCAGACGAAAAAGCTGACTGACTATGGACGGTATCTTTCCCCCAAAGACAGTGGGACCAGCCACTTTTCGGTGATGGATGCAGCGGGCAATGCTGTGGCGTGTACCGAGACAATAAATCTGACATTTGGGAGTTACATTGTGATTCCAAAATACGGGATTGTCATGAATAACGAAATGGATGATTTTGCAGCCATCCCCGGCAAACCCAATGCTTTCGGCCTGCTTCAGAGTAAAGCCAACGAGATCGAACCGGGAAAGAAACCACTCTCCAGTATGTCGCCTACGATTGCAGTCAAAGAGGGCAAAGCAGTCTTTTCTGCAGGTGCCTCAGGAGGCCCGCGCATTATTTCCAGCACGCTGCAGGTGCTGTTGAATATGATTGTATTCGGGATGCAGCCTGAACAGGCAGTTGAGTCTCCTCGGATTCACCATCAATGGGTACCAGAAGACCTGCTGCTGGAAGAGGAACTGTATGAGCAGGCAGGAGGCCAGCTAAAACAGTTCGGCCATACGATCAAGAAGAGTTCCAGTCTGGCTGCGACCCAAGCTGTTTCACGTCGACCGGATGGATTGCGGGGACATAGCGATACGCGAAAACATGGCGTTGCAGCTGGATATTAA